A section of the Humulus lupulus chromosome 2, drHumLupu1.1, whole genome shotgun sequence genome encodes:
- the LOC133815306 gene encoding uncharacterized protein LOC133815306 has protein sequence MYHLLNNLKSKYGNHGEELQMNFIAATKAYTKTECEHYMRSLDRLDRRIRPYLEKAKYETWARSYSPTKRYTMMTSNIAESLNAALKAARNLPIDILVECLRSLVQKWVWNNSNNANGTFTKVSTATENELRHDIVSKMKFQEDEMPCGHAVAVIAKRNLGVYDYCAKFYKSETLKAMYEENVHPLPHKDEWNLPQHLDIVVLPPKATIPAGRPRKKRIRSRGEPKVIITCGKCGQPGHNRKTCRNPPIDKANKQKKQKS, from the exons ATGTATCACTTGCTCAATAATTTGAAAAGCAAGTATGGAAACCATGGAGAAGAGCTACAAATGAATTTCATTGCAGCAACAAAAGCATACACAAAAACAGAATGTGAACACTACATGAGAAGCCTTGATAGACTTGACAGACGCATTAGACCCTATTTAGAGAAAGCCAAATATGAAACTTGGGCAAGATCATACTCACCAACAAAAAGATACACCATGATGACATCCAACATCGCAGAATCGCTCAACGCTGCACTAAAAGCTGCAAGAAATCTCCCTATTGATATCTTGGTTGAATGTCTTAGAAGTTTGGTTCAAAAGTGGGTTTGGAACAATTCAAATAATGCAAATGGAACATTCACAAAAGTGTCTACAGCAACAGAAAATGAATTGAGACATGACATTGTTTCAAAAATGAA GTTTCAAGAAGATGAAATGCCTTGTGGGCATGCAGTAGCTGTAATTGCAAAGAGAAACTTGGGAGTATATGATTACTGTGCAAAGTTTTACAAATCAGAAACTTTGAAAGCAATGTATGAAGAAAATGTTCATCCTTTGCCACATAAAGATGAATGGAATCTCCCACAACACTTAGACATAGTGGTGCTACCTCCAAAGGCAACAATCCCTGCAGGAAGaccaagaaagaaaagaataagatcaAGAGGAGAACCAAAAGTGATAATCACCTGTGGTAAATGTGGCCAACCAGGACATAACAGGAAGACTTGCAGGAATCCACCAATTGACAAGGCAAACAAGCAGAAAAAACAAAAGTCATAG